Proteins encoded within one genomic window of Mesorhizobium sp. AR10:
- a CDS encoding ABC transporter substrate-binding protein gives MTNFRNIGILAGLALSVSASALNAYASEPTVPPVPAQFPAEGKIKYVARDSILEFKALPEYHEPDWVTEKYVKTGALPPVLDRLPKEPLVFKTGNMADGIGVYGDTMRHVIGGRPEGWNYGAGQTQGWGGIDIGLSECLTRTAPLFQVEAKDTEPLPNLAKSWDWSADGHTLTMHLVEGAKWSDGVPFNADDVMFYWDDEVVDRNVSPLNGATQETFGVGTTLKKIDDYTVEWTFKEAFPKQYLYAMAYGTFCPGPAHILKPQHPKYSKNTYEQFKNAFPPGYMNMPVMGAWVPVEYRPDDIVVMRRNPYYWKVDEKGNQLPYLNELHYKLSTWADRDVQAVAGAADFSNLEQPENFVASLKRAAEKDAPARLAFGPRLIGYNLRMNFSANGWGNPDERGQAIRELNRNEDFRKAVTMALDRKALGDSLVKGPFTAIYPGGLSSGTSFYDRDSTVYYPFDLAGAKAELAKAGLKDTDGDGFVNFPAGTAGGKNVEIVMLVNNDYTTDKSLAEGVVGQMEKLGLRIVLNGLDGTQRDASQYSGRFDWLVRRNDQELTSVVQNTEQLAPVGPKTSWNHRAPESGEVDLMPFEKDLVDIVNKFVATQDNDERASLMKQFQKISTEHVYNVGLTEYPGALIINKRFSNIPQGTPIFMFNWAEDSIIRERVFVAADKQGKYELFPEQLPGKPGDKGPMN, from the coding sequence ATGACGAATTTCCGCAACATCGGCATTCTTGCAGGGCTGGCGCTGAGCGTGTCCGCTTCGGCGTTGAATGCATACGCATCCGAACCGACGGTGCCGCCAGTGCCGGCGCAGTTTCCCGCCGAGGGCAAGATCAAGTATGTGGCGCGTGACTCCATCCTGGAGTTCAAGGCGCTTCCCGAATACCATGAGCCCGATTGGGTCACCGAGAAATACGTCAAGACCGGTGCGTTGCCGCCGGTCTTGGATCGGCTGCCGAAAGAGCCGCTGGTCTTCAAGACCGGCAACATGGCGGACGGCATCGGCGTCTATGGCGATACGATGCGCCATGTCATCGGCGGCCGGCCGGAAGGCTGGAACTATGGTGCCGGCCAGACGCAAGGCTGGGGCGGCATCGATATCGGCCTTTCCGAATGCCTGACGCGCACCGCACCACTGTTCCAGGTCGAGGCCAAGGACACCGAGCCGCTGCCGAACCTTGCCAAGAGCTGGGACTGGTCGGCGGACGGCCACACGCTGACGATGCACCTGGTCGAAGGCGCCAAATGGTCAGACGGCGTTCCGTTCAATGCCGACGACGTCATGTTCTACTGGGATGACGAGGTCGTCGACCGGAACGTGTCGCCGCTCAACGGTGCCACCCAGGAAACCTTCGGCGTCGGCACGACGCTGAAGAAAATCGACGACTACACCGTCGAGTGGACTTTCAAGGAAGCCTTCCCGAAGCAATATCTCTATGCCATGGCTTACGGCACCTTTTGCCCCGGCCCCGCGCATATTTTGAAGCCGCAACACCCGAAATATTCGAAGAACACCTACGAGCAGTTCAAGAACGCCTTCCCGCCGGGATATATGAACATGCCGGTGATGGGCGCCTGGGTGCCGGTCGAATACCGGCCGGACGATATCGTCGTCATGCGGCGCAATCCCTACTACTGGAAGGTCGACGAGAAGGGCAATCAGCTGCCTTACCTCAACGAGCTGCACTACAAGCTCTCGACCTGGGCGGACCGCGACGTCCAGGCCGTGGCGGGCGCCGCCGACTTCTCGAACCTCGAGCAGCCCGAAAACTTTGTCGCCTCGCTAAAGCGTGCGGCGGAAAAGGACGCGCCGGCCCGTCTCGCCTTCGGCCCGCGCCTGATCGGCTACAATCTGCGCATGAACTTCTCCGCCAATGGCTGGGGCAATCCGGACGAACGCGGGCAAGCGATCCGCGAGCTGAATCGCAACGAGGATTTCCGCAAGGCCGTCACCATGGCACTCGACCGCAAGGCGCTCGGTGACTCGCTGGTCAAGGGTCCGTTCACCGCGATCTATCCGGGCGGTCTCTCTTCTGGCACAAGCTTCTATGACCGGGATTCGACCGTCTACTACCCATTCGATCTTGCAGGCGCCAAGGCGGAACTCGCCAAGGCAGGTCTGAAGGATACGGACGGAGATGGCTTCGTGAACTTCCCGGCTGGCACCGCGGGCGGCAAGAATGTCGAGATCGTGATGCTGGTCAACAACGACTACACCACCGACAAGAGTCTCGCCGAAGGTGTCGTCGGCCAGATGGAAAAGCTTGGCCTGCGCATTGTCCTCAACGGGCTCGACGGCACCCAGCGCGACGCCTCACAATATTCCGGCCGCTTCGACTGGCTGGTACGGCGTAACGACCAGGAGCTCACCTCTGTCGTGCAGAACACCGAGCAGTTGGCTCCTGTCGGCCCGAAGACCAGCTGGAACCACCGCGCGCCGGAAAGCGGCGAGGTCGACCTGATGCCGTTCGAGAAGGATCTCGTCGACATCGTCAACAAGTTCGTCGCCACGCAGGACAATGACGAACGCGCCAGCCTGATGAAGCAGTTCCAGAAAATCTCGACGGAACACGTCTACAATGTCGGCCTGACGGAATATCCGGGCGCGCTGATCATCAACAAGCGCTTCTCGAACATCCCGCAGGGTACGCCGATCTTCATGTTCAACTGGGCCGAAGACTCGATCATCCGGGAACGCGTCTTCGTCGCGGCGGACAAACAGGGCAAGTATGAGCTGTTCCCTGAGCAACTCCCCGGCAAGCCCGGAGACAAGGGGCCGATGAATTAA
- a CDS encoding alpha-glucosidase/alpha-galactosidase, whose amino-acid sequence MSFKIAIIGAGSVGFTKKLFTDILCVPEFRDVEFALTDLSEHNLGMIKTILDKIVEFNKLPTKVTATTDRRIALEGARYVISCVRVGGLEAYADDIRIPLKYGIDQCVGDTICAGGILYGQRNIPVILDFCKDIRELAEPGVKFLNYANPMAMNTWAAIEYGKVDTVGLCHGVQHGAEQIAEVLGAKSHSELDYVCSGINHQTWFIDLRLNGRKIGKDELIAAFEAHPVFSRQEKLRIDVLKRFGVYSTESNGHLSEYLPWYRKRPDEITRWIDMSDWIHGETGGYLRHSTETRNWFETEFPQFLDSAARPIDPSKRSNEHASHILEALETNRTYRGHFNVKNNGVITNLPQDAIIESPGFVDRFGINMASDITLPEACAATCISSINVQRMSVHAAISGDIDLLKLAVLHDPLVGAVSTPEEVWQMVDEMVVAQANWLPQYAHAIPAAKERLSKSRIQTREWAGAARRNVRSIEELRAEKAALKQAV is encoded by the coding sequence ATGAGTTTCAAAATCGCCATCATCGGCGCGGGAAGCGTCGGCTTCACCAAGAAGCTGTTTACCGACATTCTGTGCGTTCCTGAATTCAGGGATGTCGAATTCGCGCTGACCGACCTTAGCGAACACAATCTCGGGATGATCAAGACGATCCTCGACAAGATCGTCGAATTCAACAAATTACCGACCAAAGTCACGGCGACAACCGATCGCCGCATTGCCCTCGAGGGGGCTCGCTACGTCATCAGCTGCGTTCGCGTCGGCGGCCTCGAAGCCTATGCCGACGACATCCGAATCCCCTTGAAATATGGCATCGACCAGTGTGTCGGCGATACGATCTGCGCCGGTGGCATTCTCTACGGCCAGCGCAACATCCCGGTCATCCTCGACTTCTGCAAGGACATCCGCGAACTTGCGGAGCCCGGCGTGAAATTCCTCAACTACGCCAACCCGATGGCGATGAACACCTGGGCGGCGATCGAATATGGCAAGGTCGATACCGTTGGCCTTTGCCACGGCGTCCAGCACGGCGCCGAGCAGATCGCCGAAGTGCTCGGCGCCAAATCGCATAGCGAACTCGACTATGTCTGCTCCGGTATCAACCATCAGACGTGGTTCATCGATCTGCGTCTCAACGGCCGCAAGATCGGCAAGGACGAGTTGATTGCGGCTTTCGAAGCGCACCCGGTTTTTTCGCGGCAGGAAAAACTGCGCATCGACGTCCTGAAGCGCTTCGGCGTCTACTCGACCGAAAGCAACGGCCACCTTTCCGAATATCTGCCCTGGTACCGCAAGCGGCCAGACGAAATCACCCGCTGGATCGACATGTCGGACTGGATCCACGGCGAAACCGGCGGCTACCTTCGCCACTCGACCGAAACGCGCAACTGGTTCGAGACGGAATTTCCGCAGTTTCTCGACTCTGCCGCGAGACCGATCGATCCTTCCAAGCGCTCCAACGAGCATGCCAGCCACATTCTGGAAGCGCTGGAGACGAACCGCACATATCGCGGCCATTTCAACGTCAAGAACAATGGCGTCATCACCAACCTGCCGCAGGACGCGATCATCGAGTCGCCGGGCTTCGTCGATCGCTTCGGCATCAACATGGCCTCTGATATCACGTTGCCGGAAGCCTGCGCCGCTACCTGCATTTCTTCGATCAACGTTCAGCGCATGTCCGTTCATGCGGCCATCAGCGGCGATATCGACCTGCTGAAGCTCGCGGTCCTGCACGACCCGCTGGTCGGCGCCGTCTCGACGCCGGAAGAGGTTTGGCAAATGGTCGACGAGATGGTCGTCGCCCAGGCCAACTGGCTGCCGCAATACGCCCATGCAATTCCGGCTGCGAAGGAGCGGCTTTCGAAATCCAGGATCCAGACCCGCGAATGGGCAGGTGCTGCGCGGCGCAACGTCCGCTCGATCGAGGAACTGCGCGCCGAAAAAGCGGCCCTCAAGCAGGCCGTCTGA